ataaaaaatagcaTCAAATTATTGATGTTGGGATCACTTATCTCTGGTGTTAAGAGAATATAATTGTACCAAATGCTGGTAGTATTCCCAACACCCACATACTGTCTATCTTGAGTGACATTAACATGCTCCTGGATATAGAAGAATCCAAATTTTCGGCTGGATCCAGTCATTGTACCCCATACAGTGAAAATCAGAACTTTGGGCCATCTTAGATGCGGCCAACGCAAACATCACAAGATATCATTCTGCaatcatggcttttttttttcttcttttctttatctccttttGCAACAAATTAATCCCAATATCAATTCCCGCTCTAAATTTTGAGGAGAACCAGGGCATATGATATGCAAAATATGGGCCACAATGATCAGAGAATCGATGGCATCAAATTAGACCTTGGCAGGCAATTATTTTAcgattaaaaagttttttaaaaactcctctaAACTTCTATGCCAAGAAAATCCTCTGGAAAAGTATATGATTTTTCCTTTCACCCACTTCATTAGTCAAAAACGGTATGCAGAAGTTGTTACAAGCCCCACCAAGTTTCCTGTAATTCAAACTACTCTCGAATATTTTAGTTATCCTGTGATTTGCTTATGCATTTCTGTAGCACCAAACAAAAGAGACTGAGTAGAGAGATGTCATTTTAACAGTAATTAAATAAGAGAAGTATTATGGTAAGAACTTACACCCTAATCCTCCAATGCCTGGCAACGAGAATGTCTAATTTGCCAAATGAAGGCCATGGATCAAAAAAAAGGATCCAGGAATCCAAATTTCATTTATGCACTATGACTTTTTAACTGAATTACACTGCTCCCTCCAAGGTTGGTAAACACAAAAATTGGCTACCAAAGGAGGATTGGGGGACTTTTGGGGGCAGTTTCCAAAAAATGAAGCACTAAAAAGATGGTCCTGTATCACAGAATTTAAACTGAccaggaaattttttaaatgtttatttagttttgagagagagagagagagagagagagagagagagagagagagagagagagaataagcaggggaagggcagagacagagggagatatagaatctgaagcaggctccagactccgagatgttggcacagagcccaatgcagggctcgaacccacgaaccatgagatcatgacctgagctgaagtcggaggcttaactgactgagccaccaaggcacccctgacCAGGAATTTTTATCTGCAGCTGTGAAACAGCCACAGTTTCCCCTAGTTGGCTGCTTTAGCAATGGCTGGGTTCGGAAATCATTCTATAGTttcactatacgctaactaatttggatgtaaattaaaaaaaaaataaaataaaaatactatccGTAGTCTCTTAAGAATATAGGGCCCCTTTGGCTCCTTTGGCTGGCACTCAAGACCCTCCGCTATGACACCCACTTACCATTTCAGCCTCACTGCCCACTCTCCCCAAGTGGAATCCTGTACTCCCTCCAGACTTCCCTCTGAATGTGCCTGACTTATTTATAAGCCTGGACAGCTGCTCCATTCCATTGCTCCCATCATTAGTGTGGAATGGAATCAAGACCCTAATTTTGGACTTTTTCTTTCCAAGTAGGCTAAAGTCTCCACTTGGctggaagaaaatgataaaacaaggACACAAGTGAGACCATGATACCTCGGTGGCTCTTGAATCCCTTTCTCTTTCGCTCTTCCCAACTTAACTTCCAGTCCCCATTGTCTGTGTGTGAGTTGACAGTTTTCACATCAGTATGACAAACAGAAGAGGCGTCTGGGGGATCTCTCTGGAAACTTACCTGCGATGGGTGGGCTCACCAAGTACGGCACTGCATGAAGGAAGTACACCACACCGAGGGCTGATGACAAAGACGTGGTCCCTACTATTTCTGCAGTCACTACTGGGATCAGAGTCACGTAGGCACCATCAAAGTAGCCAAAGGTACAAGAGAAAGGCACGAGGAGGGGAAGACTCTGGAGCATCGGGAGGCAGAGATAGCAAAGCCCATCCAGTCCCACGGCAAAGAGGTAGCAGACATACCGGTAATTCTTCAGGCACCTGTGGATTTGAAGACCAAGAATGAGTGCAGAATGCACAGCTTCTATCAAAGAGCTTTGGAACCATGGCCATGCAGCGATAAGCACTGCAGTTATTTATAGAGAAGGCTTCCCGTTATCCGTGTCGTCTACCTATCTTTCTTTTGGTATAGGAACACACAAGACTTCATCTTCCCAGGAAACATGGTGTGGCACAAAATACGctctaaaactaaaaagaaagaactgaatcCAGTTCTGTCACCTACGAACTGCTTAACTCTAATCTCCATTTCTTTAAGCTGTATAATGGGAAGGTTACCTATCCCATACGGTCACCCTAAGGATAGTTGTAAACTAACAAGTCGAGTGTCAGGAGACTATTTTCTAGCCGTCTACCATATTAGATGCTTTCAGGTACGTCACCCATTGGTGTCTGCTACGTCATATGTGGTCAATAACCCAAGTTACACAAGGGAGAAGCTAGAATATGAAGACATTAAAATGACTGGCCAGAGATGATGTCAGTCTTGTACTAGGACTAAGTGTTATTTTCAAGACCTCCCCAGTGGTACTTCCGTTACCTTTTCCCCCTATGGCTCCAAACTCATCATTGATACCAATTATTTCAAAGACTCGGTACAGTATCAGCCCCGGCCATTTATGCTTTACAAATGTTTTTCAACCCGCAGTCTCATTTGAGCCTCACAAAATGCTAAGAGGTCAACAGAGAAATATTGCACTcgcctgttttacagatgaagacccTTGAAGATCTGAGGGTCACTAATTTCCCCTAGGTCACAGGGATAGTAAGGGGCAGAGCCAGCAGAAGAACTTAGGTCTGGTATAGCCCCTGAGCAGAGATGCCTCTATCAAACCTACACTGGGGCTGCTTCTTGTGGTGTTAGTGGTCAAGATAGAGACCCCAGCTCTTCCCGCTTTTCCTTAACCATTAAATTTGGaattaactttaaatattataCTCATAGCACTGGAGAATGGCTGTTGGACACTGAGTAAGTACCGAAGACATAACATGTGAGAAGCCACATGATGATTGCTCTCCCAGGTCACAGCTCGAGTGTGAAGAGAATCTGAGTATCTCACTCTTCTTCAATCCAAGCAGTAAGCATTAGCTTAAGAAACTACCTAGTAGATTTGTTACAACTTGGGTTTCTAAGCCTAAAATCATACTGTAAGCATTTGCTATCCACATGGTCAAACACAAATGTGTGGCTATAAATAATGTGTTAGTTTTGCACCTAATCTCCCTGCCTGGACTCAATTCTGTTCCTCTCTCCATTTCCAGCCAGcctctgtgttttttgtttgtttgcttgttttgttttgttttgtctttaaactAAAACCGCAACACCCAGCCTGAGCACTGACTTGACTTCGGATGGAATGAAATGTGTCACCAGAACTTGTGGTTACCACAGGTTTCTGCAATTTAGACATACCCATCATCCTGAACCGTCTAGAACAGAGGTTGGCAAACCATGGCCACATCTAGATCACCACCTGTTTTTGCACTATCTGTGAACTAAGAAGCGTTTTCTGTTTCTGAGTGGTTggaacaaaaaaccaaaagaacaatACTATTTCAACGTGTGAAAATTATCtgggaaattaaaatttcagtatcCATAGTAAAGTCCTACTGGAACGTAGCCACTCTCATTTCTTCACATATTGTCTATAGTTGTTTTGTGCTACAACAGCAGAACTGAATACTTGTGATCACATGACCCATGGAGCCAAAAACGTTTACTGTCTACCTCTTTACGGGAAAAGGTTTCCAACCTCTACCTAGAAGAAACAGCAGGGGGGTTGCCCTCAGATACTGAAAACTCATTGACGTCACTCAGATGTAGGTTTTGTTCAGGGTAAGGGGATGAGGGGGATCTCAAAGCTGGGAGTCCCCTGGTAGGGCGCCGACTGTGGTTTCACGGATTTTACCTTCTGTCAGTTAGCCATCCAAATGTGATATTGCCAATAATGTCAATCACCCCGAGTATGGACATAAGGAAAGCAGCTTGCTGGTGACTCACTCCGACACTCAGAGCATAAGGTACCAAGTACACAAAGAGAGGGCTGCAGCCGTAAGCCATGAACAGAACAGAGATGGCTAACACAACGAAGTCTGACATCAGTAAAAAACTGTATTCCTGTTGCAAAGAGCAACAGAGGCAGGTCTGCACCCATTTTTTAGTCAAAGTTGCACAGGGAGACACTCGCTTAAAGTCTTGTTTCTGAGTTCTACAGATGTGGTCCTGCTCTGGAGTCGTAGGGTCCTCTTTCAGAGTAATAGGCCGCATCAAGGCGCCGCAAACACAGAGATTCAAAACGAAGCCCCCAAGAATGAGTAACGCTCCCCGCCAGGAAAACTGTTCAATAAGGAGTTGAACCACCGGAGCCAGTATGAAGGTGCCAATGCCACTTCCTGACATAGCGATCCCGTAAGCAAGGGCCTTCCGTCTGCTGAAATATTTGCCAACCATGGCAATAGCTGGAGAGTAACAAAGTGCAAATCCGAGACCTAAGGATGAAGAGAAGTACATGAGTTCTGGTATACCGTGAGCAGCcgatgaaacaaaatatttcagaataaatttatttGGATTAAAGAGAATCTGGCCTTCTGTCAAAcccttttaaaactattttctacaCCAAGCTGAAGAGGAGTCTCCCTGACCCGTCATTCACAGTTTGGGAAGCATAgtatgtgtggatggatggatggatggatggatggatggatagatagatatctacAGATATCTATATCtgccatatttttttaaggtttgcttCCAAAGAAGAAAgtcatatatatagatatagatatatagagatatatgaaatgaaatatattttaatatgtgaaatattaaaatgaaaggaagagcTTAAAAAATCATTACGCGAACTGAATTTGAATAactggaaaatgaagataatgctGACCCAAGAAACTTATTCTCCCCACCCAATACCTCTTTTTATCTTGAATTATCCAGAGGATTACTTCAACTCTTCACTGCCTATGAAAACACAACTCTGATCATCTGGACCACTCATGGAATTTGGGTTTAAATAGCATATATGACCCCATGAAAGTTTCAGAATAATTTCACATAATGGGGAAACTTCATGCCAACTTTGTGTATGAACACAGCATGTACACATAGTAACCTGAACATATTCCTTAAAGTCAGCAGAAAGCCTTTTAAGGATTTTCAGTTTCTATTCCTTTTAAGTCAAGAAAATCCGAAGAGTGTAAAACCTTGAACTCATGGCAtctaaatggaaaaacagaacGACCTTCGGCTCCTATTCCCATCTGCAGTGCTGGGTGACCTATGATCCAGATTTGCCTGGACTGATGGGTTTCCGGGATATGAGATGTTCAGTGCTAAGACCAGGGCACTCCCTGGTAAACTGGGATGACTGGACACCTAGCAGTTGGGACTTTTGGGTTACATAGAacagataccttttttttttttaagcggaCAGAGCCAGATTTATAAAATCATTATGAGATTATGTCCTTCATTGACCAGATCATGCTACCCCTACGGCCCAGACTGAGTTAGTGCTATTCCACATTCCTTTGAGTGATGGGGCAAAATGCCACTCCAGTGCCACCGAGTGACCCCACCTTGATGCTTTGCAGTGCCCTTAGGTATGATTTATGGGATGCACATAGATTACTTCTCTTCTTGCAGGGTTCGTCATAATTCTCTAAAGCATAATTCCATCACattgagagagaatgcataatGTAAAAATCTTCACAATAAggggctttcttttttaaattgtaaaccCCTATTTATTGGATGATGCTCCTCACTCACTATAAAGCAGGGGCAACTCAGGCCGAGCGCAGATAGTGTTTTGGTGTCTCGGCAAAGATGTTGGGAGAATGATGACTGCTGAAAATTTATGGTGCCCTGGCTAACATCTCATTGCTTCTGAGTACAGAATCTCAGCCATCCACCGCTACCAGAGGGGAAGCCGGAAATCACTTCTATCATGTGGCTGAATTGAAGGAGTTGATACATTTTCATTCCAGGAGTGCAATCAATTGCATTTCCAGCTCTTTTAACTGCTAGGTAGGTGGACATAAGCTAAGTCAACTAAATTATGCAActatggggcacccaggtggctcagttgggcgtctgactttggctcaggtcatgatctcaccgcttgtgggttcgagccccggctctgtactaacagttcagagcccggagcctgctttggattctgcgtctccctctctctctgcccctcccctgctcatgctctctctctctccttcagaaataaataaacatgaaaaaaattttacgTTACGCATCTAACAAGATGACTATTTTACGGAACACAGTTCTGTTGATTGCTTGACAACAcctgaagggggtggggagacaagCGGTACAAAGAGCCCTTACCTGTGAGAACTCCCAGAGTGAGGTAGAGATGCTTCAGACTGGTGGCAAATGAGCCCAGGATGAGACCAGTCGATGCAAGCAAGCCACCCAGCATGATTCCCACTTGACAGGATAAATGGTTACTGATGACACTCCCAAGTGGAGcttcaaaaacaataataaataggTTCAGCAGAGAGGCCTTGAGGGCACTGTGGAAAGGCTGTGGGGTTGCGTTGACAGAACAGAGAATGGTTGACCTTTACGGCATCAAGCCCGTCTCGCTCATTTCACATATTTGGAAACTGAGAACAGAGGAAATGACTTGTCTATGGTCACACGGAGAACAAGTAGCAAAGCCGGAATTAGGATCGGTTCTGCTGAGTTGCATTTCCGTGCGCCCTTCGCTTCTCCATTCTATTATAGTCATAATTCCAGGGCTTGAGGTGCTTTTAAAATAgtgaatcaggggcgcctgggtggcgcagtcggttaagcgtccgacttcagccaggtcacgatctcgcggtccgtgagttccagccccgcgtcgggctctgggccgatggctcagagcctggagcctgcttccgattctgtgtctccctctctctctgcccctcccccgttcatgctctgtctctctctgtcccaaaaataaataaacgttgaaaaaaaaatttttttaaatagtgaatcAGCTCCTTATTTAAATTACATGCCACTTACACAGGGATGTGGATTGTATGTTTCACATAGTATTAATCATGCATCATTAGCAATAATTATCACAGTTAACCAGTAGGGAAGGAAAGTGGCAACACTGTGTGGCCACTAGTGTTATGCAGGAAAAGGCCAAGGAAAAAGACCATTCCACAATCTGGTACTGTTTTCAGGCTTTAGGAAACCCTGTGGATGAGAAATCAAAACCCAGAAAATCTAGCAAAATGCCTCACATCCGTAGCGACATTTGGGTTGGCCTCACTCTATTTGTGGTTTAACAATGTGTTATAATTGTGCCAGTTTTCAGGTTTATAGAATATGAATTAAGCTGGAATAGACCAAGGAGAAATTGAAGTTCAGGGGACTATGGCATGTCCAAGATCACCAACAAGTATAGCTCAGGGCACCTGACACCAAGTTCAGGGTTATTTCACCCTGTTACTCTGTCTCCTTGGGCCTCCCAGACTGATGGCAGAGGAGACATGGGGAAAGCATGAGAATTCTTTCTATGGAACAACTCATGCTGAGCAGTATTCCTAGTACGAAGACCAGAAGAGCAAGTTCTTCGGGTATCTGTGGAGTATAATTTTGTATTGGTCAGGTTGAAACTGGGGCCTGACTCAAATGTACGTGACAGAACCAGTCGTCAGCCTGATGTCTCCTGCCTAGTTAAAACAGTGGCTGTGTGCCTATATAATCTCTGGAGAACAGGAAGGAGCAAAACTCCTGAGAATATATCTAATTCTCCAGGCTACTGCCGCTATGGCTATTGGAAAGTGACAAAACTTACACTAAACTCAATGAAAAGTGCCCCCAGTGGGTGTCTGCAGCCTCTTCTCCATCTCCTGCCAGATGAGCAACATGGAAACTGGTACATGGAAACTGGATCCAACAGGCCTCAAGTCCTTGCATGGCCTCCAgtccttgaattttaaaatgctgcatCTAATATGACCCAGCTTTATCACACAGTCACTGTGATCCTGTTGGTCACCGAAGGCCATTTAGTCTTCTTCTGGGGATTATAAATATTCTCCAAAAGATAACAGTGAGGGAAATGAGTCACCTGTGTCATCTGAGAAAGATAAACATGGCTCACTTGGCATACAAAGGCTGCGACTAATAACATGACCCTGAAAACCAACTGATAAtcttcctgattaaaaaaacaaacaaaacaaacaaacaaacaagaaaacagggtAGAAAACCCAAAGATATTATTTTCTGATCCCTTAAGACCTTCCAGGGTTATCAGTAGACAGAGTCAACTTAGCCTTTTCATGAAACGTACTCTTCGTCCTAGAACTGCTCTCAAATTCCTCCCaacaaaggaaatacatttcaGCACAATTCAACTTATTCCTGagtatgtccatttttttttctaaaaataagtatGAATCAGTACCTAGAGTGGAATCAGTTGATGTTATTTATAAGTTATTAAATAATATGGGATTTCCTTTTTGCCACAAGACATGGCCTGAAGagataatagtatttttttttaatgctaaggattcatttaaatgaaatgattaaaTGGGTCTAGACTGCAAATAGATCATTCCAACTTGTCCCAATCTCAGAAACTCTCTAAGACATTCATTTAAGAACTTTGGTTTAAAacgtttgaaaagaaaaatctcaagacTAGCGTTCCTCTACGACATAGATGGATTGAGAGATTCCATGGATTTTGAGACGACTCTGTACGTCCTCTGTAGTACCCTTGGGGTTTCCTGAATGAAATTATAGTGACGGTGAACGTGCTGATCACATGACTGTACCATCCCATCCTTCCCTCATACTTCTCTAAGAATGAAGGtttacacatgaaaaacaaaatccatgagCCACATTTTGAACCTCTGGGAAGGGAACAGAATAAGAACAAGATTTTGTTGGCATTTGCTTAAGGAGATCATATAGGAATGGCTCATAGTGCGATCCAATGACCGTTTTCATGACTGGAGAATGAGGGGCCATAGCATTTAGCAAAGAGAGGTCAAGCATATACTGTATGGTTAACTGTTTCCCAAATCAGGATGAGTCCTGTGAGGTCCAGCACCCTATCTCTATATGGGAGCACCAAATAGTATGTCTTTTTGAGAGTGTTAA
This genomic stretch from Prionailurus bengalensis isolate Pbe53 chromosome D2, Fcat_Pben_1.1_paternal_pri, whole genome shotgun sequence harbors:
- the SLC16A12 gene encoding LOW QUALITY PROTEIN: monocarboxylate transporter 12 (The sequence of the model RefSeq protein was modified relative to this genomic sequence to represent the inferred CDS: inserted 1 base in 1 codon); this translates as MPAGSHWTANLFQDHNWAIEVTRKRGKKELRXMAKRNRVRSTSPPDGGWGWMIVAGCFLVTICTRAVTRCISIFFVEFQTYFTQDYAQTAWIHSIVDCVTMLCAPLGSVISNHLSCQVGIMLGGLLASTGLILGSFATSLKHLYLTLGVLTGLGFALCYSPAIAMVGKYFSRRKALAYGIAMSGSGIGTFILAPVVQLLIEQFSWRGALLILGGFVLNLCVCGALMRPITLKEDPTTPEQDHICRTQKQDFKRVSPCATLTKKWVQTCLCCSLQQEYSFLLMSDFVVLAISVLFMAYGCSPLFVYLVPYALSVGVSHQQAAFLMSILGVIDIIGNITFGWLTDRRCLKNYRYVCYLFAVGLDGLCYLCLPMLQSLPLLVPFSCTFGYFDGAYVTLIPVVTAEIVGTTSLSSALGVVYFLHAVPYLVSPPIAGWLVDTTGSYTAAFLLCGFSMIFSSVLLGFARLVKKMKKTQLQFLAKESDPKLQLWTNGSVAYSVAKELDHKEEEAVTVAVSPT